One Flavobacteriales bacterium DNA window includes the following coding sequences:
- a CDS encoding ATP-binding protein: protein DFSNVPDPTAPENLEKPTGRGIFLMKNLADEVEFSDDGRKVELTFRLSGN from the coding sequence GATTTTTCAAACGTTCCTGATCCGACTGCGCCAGAGAATCTTGAGAAACCAACCGGTAGAGGTATCTTTCTTATGAAGAACCTCGCTGATGAAGTGGAATTCTCAGACGATGGCAGGAAGGTTGAGTTAACCTTTCGTCTATCGGGGAACTAA